The DNA window CGAAGCTGCAGCTTGCAGCGATGTACGCGTCCGACGGCAAACAGGCTGATGCGAAGAAGATTTACGCAGAGATCAAGGATAAGGATCCGAAGAGCGCCGCAGCGGAAGTGGCCAGCGAAAAGCTGAACGGTCCCGCGGCGCGCTAAGCCAATCCTGAAGAGGAATACCGCATGGCGGCTCCCGAGAAACCACCGGCATCACTGGCAGAGTTGATTCGTCGACGCTCCGGTGCCGGAAGGTCGAAGGAGCCGCCATCGCCGTCTGCGGCAAAGCCTCCCGTCGCGGATCGGCTGGGACAGTTCGGTCTGCTCTTTGCCGAACCGGAAGAAGCAGACGCTCAAAGCAGCGACCCCGATATCCTCCCCGAACCGGACGAGGAGAAAGCCTCGGAACGCAGGCTGTGGTCTGTTGCGGAGCTGGTTTCCGCGTTACGCTTCCGCGTGGAACGTGAGTATGCGGATGTATGGGTGGAGGGCGAAATCTCCAACTGCCGCCCGGCACCCTCCGGTCATCTGTATTTCACGTTGAAAGATGGCGATGCGCAGTTGCCGGTGGTGCTGTTCCGCCGCGAGGCCGCGCTACTGAAGTTCAGGCCTACGGACGGCCTCAGTGTGCTGGCACGCGGGCGTGTCAGCGTCTTTGAAAGTCGCGGACAACTTCAACTCATTGCAAATTCTTTGGAACCGCGCGGCGCGGGCGCGTTGCAGCTTGCCTTTGAACAACTGAAAGCAAAGCTGCGTGCGGAAGGGCTGTTCGACGAGGATCGCAAACGTCCTCTGCCGCCGTTTCCGCGTACGGTGGGCGTGATCACCAGCACGCAGGGCGCGGTGCTGCGCGACATTGCCACGGTGGTTCGGCGTCGTCATGCGCGTCTGAATCTGCTGGTGTTCCCCGCGACGGTGCAGGGGCCAACGTGTGCCGAGGATGTCATGCGTGGCCTGCGTTACTTCAACGCTTCGCCGGAAACGCATCGCGTGGACGTCATTGTCATTGCGCGCGGCGGCGGCTCCGCGGAAGACCTGAACGGCTTCAACGACGAGGCATTGGCACGCGCTATTGCCAGCAGCGAGGTTCCTGTCGTATCAGCCATCGGCCACGAGACGGACTTCACCATCGCCGATTTTGTGGCCGACCTGCGTGCTCCCACACCCTCTGCTGCGGCAGAGATTGTCACCGGCGCGCAGCACCGGATTGAGGAACGAGTGCAGTCGTTGGAAGCACGATTGCTGCGGGCCGTCCGTTTCCAGCAGATGCATGTGCGACAGCGCTTTCTGCGTGTGTCTGCAGAGGGTGCATTTGCGCGTCTGCGCGACAGCATCAACCGGCGCGATCAGCGGGTGGACACCGCGCGTTTCCGGCTGGAGGCACTCTCGCAAAGGCTTCTCCAGACGCGTTCCGTTCAGCTTCGTCAGCTTTCCGACCGTCTGCATAGGCAGGACGTCCATCGGCGGGTGCTGCTGGCGGTATCGCAGCAGCAAAACCTGCAACAGCGGTTGGAACGCACTGGGGCGGAGTTTGCCCAGCGTTCCCGGCAACGTTTGGGGCGCGCTGAGGCGCGTCTGCATGCGCTTTCACCCACGGCCATCCTGGAACGGGGCTACGCCCTGGTGTATCGCGAAGATGGTTCACTCCTGCGGGATGCATCGAACGCTGTGGAAGGGGAAGCCATTACGGCGCGCGTGTCGCATGGGACCGTCCGCGCCATCGTTAGCTCCAATGCGCATCAGACGTGATATCGGTCGCGAATCCATGCAACTTCCGCACCTAGAATAGATACGGCAGGAATGAAACACGAATGAGAAAGCTCTTCGGAACAGACGGCATCCGTGCCGTTGCAGGACAATCTCCCCTCGACCCTCGCACCATCCACGCCGTTGGCGTGGCTTTGGCGCATCATATTGCCGCTCCTGAAACGCAGCCGAAGGTGATCCTTGGCATAGACACGCGTGAGTCCAGTGAATGGATTGCTGCTGCCATCACAGAAGGGCTTCGCGACGGTGGGGCTGTGGTCGAGTCCGCGGGTGTTATCACCACGCCAGCCGTTGCGTTCCTCACTCGTTCCCACGGCTTTGCCGCGGGTGTGGTCGTCTCTGCGTCGCATAATCCCTGGCAGGACAACGGCATCAAAGTTTTCGGCCCGGACGGTTACAAGCTGCCGGATGCAACGGAACTTGCAATTGAAGAAGAGATTTTCCGCCAGTTGGAATCGAACTCGAACCACTCGACGATTCACACCGCTGCGCCTGCCGTGGAAGAGGCGGATCGTGCGGAGTATGTACGTTCGTTGCTGGCCGCTGTGCCGGGGCTTTCTCTGGATGGCAAGCGCATCGTGGTCGATTGCGCCAATGGAGCCGCATCCGCTGTGGCGCCGCAATTGTTTGACGGGCTCGGAGGCGAAGTTCGCATTCGCAATGCCAGTCCTGATGGCCGCAATATCAATGTCGATTGCGGCGCAACCAAGCCTGAAGTTGTGGCGAAGTATGTGCTTGAAGATAAGGCTGACATTGGCATCACGTTTGATGGCGATGCGGACCGCGCCATGTTTGCCGATGAGAATGGTCGTGTGATCAATGGCGATGCGGTGATGCTGTTGGCTGCGCGTGATCTGCAGGCGCGGGGGTTGCTGCATGACAACACCGTCGTTGCAACAACGATGAGCAATATGGGGTTGGAAGCTGCGCTGAAGCGCAGCGGCATACGCATGTTGCGTGCGCCCGTGGGCGATAAATATGTGCTGGAACAGATGAAGAAGACCGGCGCTTCACTGGGCGGGGAACAGAGCGGCCACATACTCTTCACAGGCAAATCCACTACGGGCGACGGCCTGCTGACGGCGCTGTTGCTGCTGGATATTGTGCATCGCAGCGGAAGTTCGTTAGCCAAACTAACGGAGGACCTGAAGACTTTCCCGCAAGTCATCGTCAATGTGAAGGTGCGCGAAAAGAAACCGTTGGAAGGCATCTCTTCCATTGCGGAAAAGATTCGTGAAGCAGAAAATGCCTTGGCAGATACGGGACGCGTTGTGATTCGTTACAGCGGCACAGAGGCGCTGGCACGCGTGATGATTGAAGCGGAAGATGAATCGTCCATGAAGCATCACGCGGAAGCCATCGCACAGGCCATCCGCTCAGAGCTGGGCATCTGACAGCAGGCTATTCCGCTCTGCCTGCGGTATGCTCCGCGTACGTTTTTTCGAACAGGAAGAACGACTTCTTCTTCTCCATGGTTTCAGAGAAAAGGCCCTTGCGATTGAACCCGTCCTGCAGCCTGGGGATGTTGCGTGTGGACGATCGAAAATCCATCAACACCCACGGCGTCAGGCCGCGTACCTGCGGAATCCTGTTCAGCATGGCAAGCTGGTGCATCATGACATTTACCTGCTGTTCTTCGGTCCAGCGGTCATTCGGGCCGCCATGATTTCCGAACTTCGCCTCGGCTCCGAATTCTGACATAATCACCGGCTTCTGCGGGAACTGCCACGTTTTCGTATCCGCAGATTCAGGCGTGCCTTCGTACCAGCCGATGTACTCATTCTGCCCAATGACATCCAGCGCCTGTGTCAGCGGATCATCCTGCACGATAAGGTCGCGGTCTACGCGTGGCCCAATCAAGGCCGACGTGATCAGCCGCGTGCTGTCGATGGCTCTGGCTTCGTTGGCGAGATTCGTCAGGAAGCGTGTCCGGTCCTCCCTGCGAGGTGTCTCGTTCGAAACCGACCAGAAAATGATCGATGCTTTGTTGCGGTCCCGACGAACCATCTCATGCAGCATGGCCACGGCCTTGTCATAGACCTCGGGCTTGTCGAATGAGATGCCCTGCCACAACGGAATCTCTGACCACACCATGACACCGGCCCTGTCCGCAGTACGCGTCATGCGTTCATCATGCGGGTAATGGCATAGCCGCACAAAGTTTGCATGAAGATCGTGGAGCATGGTGAAGATGTTGCGCACGTCGTCGTCAGAGTTCGCTCGACCGCCGCGTACGGGAGCCTCTGCATGCATGTTCGCGCCCTGCAAAAAGATGGCCTTACCGTTGAGCAGGATGCGCGTGCCGTCCACGCGGATATCGCGGAAGCCAATTTCTTCATCAATTGCATCGCGACCGGATGCGATCCGCACCTTGTACAGACGCGGGGTTTGCGGCGACCAAAGCGCCAGGCTTTTTGCAACAGCCGCGAACGATGCCTTGCCATCAGCATCCGTGGTGGCGTGGACGGTCACGCCGGCATCCGCAATGGTCAGCGAAACGGGCGTGCCCGCACCCGCGCCCATCACGTGCACATATCCCTGCAGCGTGCGCTGTCCAGAGGCCTGGAACGCCGGTTCCTTGCGCAGATGAACGTCATAGTCATCAATGAAGCGCTCCGGTACCGTAGCCAGAGAAACATCACGCGTCAGGCCACCGTAGTTAAACCAGTCATACATTAGTGATGGAATGTCGTCCTGGTGCCGCGTGGAATCCACCGCAATCACAACGAAATTCTTGTTCTCATGCAGGGCTTCTGTGGCGTCGCAATCAAAGGGAGTGAAGCCGCCCTCATGCTGGCAGATCCTTTTTCCGTTCACCCACACATAGGACCGGTAGTTTGCCGCGCCAACATGGACGAACGTTCGCGTGCCGGGTGTTGGCTGGAAGTCGAAGTCACGCTGGTACCAGACGACACCTTCAAAACGCAGCAGGGTCGGGTCCTGTGTGTTCCAATCACCCGGCACCTTCAGCGTGGGTGCAGTGGCGAAGTCATACTCGCTGTTGTGCTTGCCTGTGCTGATATTGGGATGGGTGTTTTGTGCGTAGCCGCTATCCTTCACCTTGCCGCTGTTGTCGTACAACTCGCGTGCCGGTGGCTGCTCCACCAGATAGTGCCAGTCGCCGTTCAGTGACATAGTCTGCCTGCGATCAATGCCAACCAGCAGTGTCGTCGCGGTTTGTGCGGCCACACTGCCGGTGGCGAGACAAAGCATTAGACCCAGATACGACAGCACACCCGCACGATACGTCTTCACGCACTACCTCACAACTTATTGATGGATTGCCCACTGAAACACAATCGAAAGACGCAGCGCAAGCATGCCGCGCATCTACGGTATCGCGATAACTACAAAGAACGTATAGCACTCGATCATGTGATGCGCCGTGGATGAACCGATTCGCTACTCCACCACGACGCGCGGCACACGGTCGCTGATGCCGCACAGCACTTCGTAGACGCTGGTGCCTGCAATGTGCGCTTGTTCGTCTGCCCCCACAAACTCACTGCCGCATGCACCGATAAGGATGACTTCATCGCCGATCTTTGTTTGTGGAATGTCCGTTACGTCGATCACGGTCAGGTCCATGGATACGCGTCCCAGGATCGGCACACGCACACCATGCAGCAAAACACTGCCACCCTCTTCCTCGCTGGAAGAAGACAGGCCGCGTCGGAAGCCGTCCGCGTATCCTACCGGCAGCAGCGCGAGCCGCATCGGCGTAACGGAAACAAAGGTGGAGTTGTAGCCGATGGTGGTGCCCGTGTCGATATCGCGCAGGCTGACCACGCGCGTCTTCCACGCCATCACGGGTTGCAGCGAAGAGGCGACATGCGGATTCGGTATGCCCCGTCGCATTTCCAGTGGCAACGTATAGCCATACAGCGCAAGACCTGCACGCGTCATAGCTCTTGCTCCCAACGATTCGGCCAACGCTGGAATTGCCTGCGGCATATAGCCACTGTCAGTGGATGAGGTGTTGCCCGCATGCACGTATGCAGGGCGCAATCCTGCTGCGGCTACCTGCTCCAGCGCATGGGTGAAGTCGCGCATCTGGCGGCGGTCCTGTGGGTCATCGGCAATTTCTGTGGACGCCAGGTGTGTCATCACACCTTCCAGCAGCAGCGGTGAATGCGCGGTGAAGCGTGAGAGCAACTGCTGCAGTAACGCACCGGGAGCCACGCCCTGGCGTGACATACCGGTATCAATCTCTACATGCACCGCAAGTGATTGAGCTGGGAACCCACGCCGTTTCGCTTCTGCTTCCAGCAAATCCAGATGGTATGTCTCCCAGACCACCGGAGTCAGAGCATAGTCAAGGACTGAGGCTTCTTCGCCAAACCACAGGCTACACATCACCAGTAGACGCGGTTGCGGCATGCCCTGCGGCAGAATCCCCAGCGACTGCCGCACCGCCACGCCCTCTTCAGCAGAGGTCACGCCAAGCCACTTCGCACCGGCGGCGGCGAGGATCGGCGCGCATTCCGTGGCGCCGTGCCCGTAGGCATTGGCTTTGATCACGGCCAGCACATCCACTTGCGGCCCCGCGGCGGCCTGTAGGGCGCGGTAGTTGGCGACAAGACGTGAAGCGGAGATTTCCGCCCATATCGGGCGCGTGTGGCTGGGAAGTACGGATCGCATACGGCTGTTCTGATGCTATCGTTCTGCGAATGCACAGTACAGGTCAGTCGGGCTTCGGCTTCGCAATCGTGTCGATCACCAGCGTATCCGCGGGCGCCTTTACGGGCTGCAGCTTCAGTCCGGCTTGTGACTGGAGTGCCGTAAACAGTCCCGGCGGTGCGTCTGCAGCGTCACTGGGGGAAGCATCGTCTGGCGCCCATTCCAGCTTCAGGTCATAACGCCGCTTCAGCCCTGTCTGGTCGACGATTGGCCGATTCACGCTGAATTGCAGGATCAACACAAGTTCGGAGATGGACGTGTTCGTGAGATTCTCCACGTGCCTCACGCTTGAGTGGCTGTTTCTCTGATCCATCGGGCCGTCGGGTTTGCTCGTGTTCTCAATCATTCTCGAGCCACCCTTCGCCACGGTCAGCGCGAACACCGGCATCTCCCGCTGTTCGTGGTGCAGTTCCAGTCCGAAGCGCTCCGCCAGAATCTTCCGCATCAGTGTCTGCACCTGCTTCAGGCTGGGAGCGCCTTCCGTGTCCGGGACGCCGGTTACGTCCCAGCGCTGTGTCTCGGCCCATCCTGGCATATTGGCAATCTGAACCTTCTGCACACCATAGCCAATCAGCAGAAGTTGCTGCACAGTGCTTCCCAGCAACAGCACACGCCTGCCATCCATGTTGATGTGCTGGCCGCGTGTTTCAGTGGGATCGGTGGCTTTCACGGATGCGACTTCCCAGTCCGGGTCTGCATTGAGTGGCATGGCTTTTGGCATCTGTGCAGAGGGACTTTGTCCGTAGGCGATGACGCACAGCATCAGCGATAACGTGAGTGTGACCAGTTCGGTCCATCGCCGGGTGCGAGATAGAAGCTGTTCCATGGGCTTTAGTACGTGTGGTTTTCACAGATGTTCCATGGAATTACCCTCACGGAGGCAGTGTCCGGTTCGATGCGGACCTGCGCAGCATCCAATTGTTATGCTCGACAGCCGCAGTTTTGATCTGACCACGCTTCCTCTGTCCGACACCTACAAACTGCTGGCTTCCACGATTACGCCCCGCCCCATTGCGTGGATAACCACGCTGGACGACCAGGGCCGGGCAAATGCTGCGCCGTTTTCGTTCTTCAATGTGGTCAGCTCTGATCCACCGCTGTTCTGTGTGGGCTTTTCGCCTGCACCGGATCGCGAAGGGAAGGACACGCTGGCGAATATCCGCGCTTCGGGTGAACTGGTGATCAACCTTGTTTCGGAAGAGCTGGCAGAGGCCATGAACATTACGGCGACGGACGCGCCGCGTGGGTTGGATGAGCTGGTGATGGCAGGGCTGGAGATTGCGCCCAGCGAAACGGTGTCGCCGCCGCGCATTGCAGCCTCGCCGGTTTCCATTGAGTGCCGGACGTTTCAGTGGATTGAAACCGGCGGATCGTCCACCGTGTTGATTGCGCGCGGCGAACGTTTGCACATTCGCCGCGACGTGTTTGTGAACGAGGAGAGGCTTTACATCGACAACGCGAAGCTGAACCTCATCGGCCGCATGGGCGGGCTTGGAGACTACACGCGCAGCCGCGACATCTTCACCATCCCGCGCATTGCGTGGAAAGACTTTCCGCAGAAGTAGCTTTGGCCGTCGTTACTTTACGGGAGTGGCTTTGAAGTCGCCGTCGATGCTGTATTCAATGACATTGACGGTGCCGGTGATGGTGCCGTCGGCGTTCAGTTTGCCCGTGAATTTCAGTGACGCCTGATCCCCTCTTGCCTGCCAGGTGACATTGCTGCCATCCACAGAGCCGGAAAATTCGGTCATCTCACTGCAACCGCCGTTGAGTTTCTTATCTTCCTGCGTCCATTTGCAGGAGAAGTCGCGTTCATTGCCCGCCACGTCAATGTGGACGTTCCACTGTCCGTTTACTGACGGGGCCTGGGCCAGGGCTGCGGTTGAAAGAGTGCACAGAAGTGCGGCTGCGATGCGTGTCTGCATTACGGTGTGGTCCTTTCCTCGGAACTGAGGGAGATGCAAAAAACTGCGATCACTGCGCCGCATGTTTCTGGCAATACGGATTGGGCAGCAGGGAATGTTCCTTCGTGCTGAGGCGAATGTGAGAATCCTCATAGCGGTGCCGGAATGCGTTGAGGCAGTGAGCCACAGGCAGTCTCCCGGGGATTCCGATAAAATCAACCCCGTTGCGCACATTGCGCCAGTAGAGGAACAAAAACGATGGCATCCCAGATGGCAAATATCCCCGCGCTGAAGGATCTGCACGGACAGCTCAGCACCCGCATGACCAAGGCCGTGGAAGATTTCCGCACCAACCTGCTGGCCGTGCGCACCGGCCGCGCCAGCGTGCACATGCTGGACAACGTCCGCGTGGATTACTACGGCAGCGAAATGCCCATCAACCAGTTGGCACAGCTGTCCGCTCCGGAAGCGCAGCAGATTGTGGTGCAGCCGTTCGATATCGGCACGGTGGGCCTGATTGAAAAGGCCATCCGGACCAGCGGTCAGGGCTTCAACCCCATGCATGACGGCAAGATCATCCGCGTTCCCGTTCCGCCCATGACAGAGGAGCGCCGCCGCGATTCCGTAAAACAGCTTTCCGGCATCCTGGAAGACCATAAGACTGCCATCCGTAACATCCGCCGCGACGGCAACGACAGCGTGAAGAAGTCCGCCAAGGACAAACTCATCAGCGCCGACGATGAAAAGCGCGCTACGGAAGAGATTCAGCAGATGACCGACGCCCAGATCAAGCAATTGGACGACATGTTCAAGGTGAAGGAAAAGGAACTGATGACGGTCTGATCTGTTGCCGGTTTCAAGCATCAGAAAGGCCGTTACCTCTCAGAGGCAACGGCCTTTTAATCGTTTTCGCCAACTATTCTTCCAGCCGGTAGGTGTATTCCTCAATCACAGGATTCGTCAGCACTTCATTGGCAATGCGCTCCACTTCGGCCTTGGCGGCGTCGCCAGTCAGGCTGTCGGCCAGGGTCAGCACAAAGTATTTGCCCTGACGGACGGACTCTACCTGCGGGTGATGCAGGCGGCGGAGGGCGTTGGCAATCGTCTGCCCCTGGGCATCGAGAACCGTGGTCTTCAACGTGACATAAACATGGGCGCGCATGCCCGGATTATAGCGATTTCGGCTATATGTCGCCTCTCGGACACAGGCTTGGAGGATACGTGGGGCGAAAGGTACACTGGTCTGGAGTTGCCGAAGCCCCGCCCCGGGGCGTATTGTTCCCGGCAGCCAAACCTTCTCGACAAAGAGACCCGAAAGAGCCTTATGCCGAACTATTTGAAGTTGCCAGTGGGCGCCAAAGCGCCAAAAGTCGTAAACGCGGTGATCGAAATTCCTTATCAGGGCCGCATGAAGTTTGAGTACGACAAGCAACTGGAAGTCTTCCGACTGGACCGCAATCTGTACAGCCCGGTGCATTACCCCGGCGATTACGGCTTCCTGCCCTCCACGCTGGGCGATGACGGCGATCCGCTGGACGTGCTGGTGCTGGTGGATGAGCCCAGCTTCCCCGGTTGCCTGCAGGAAGTGCGTCCCATCGGTCTGATGGAGATGATTGATGGCGGCGAAGGCGATGAGAAGATTCTCGCCGTGGGGTGTGCCAACCCGCGCTTTTTTGACATCACCAGCTATGAGCAGATTCACCCGCACAAGCTGAAGGAGATCGTCCACTTCTTTTCTACCTACAAGGATCTTGAAGGTAAGTCAGTAAAGATCGAAGGCTGGAAACCGGTCGATTACGCGTATGAGGTCATTGAGAAGTCCATCAAGGCATACGCGGAGAAGAGCGCGAAGTAAGTTTTTCTCTCGAAGCATGAAGCCCCGCATCTCCTGTTGGAGTGCGGGGCTTTCTTTGCGAGCTTCAACTTCCCACAAGCCGACTTGTCGTTACCAATCACACCAATCCGCCGGCCACTGCCCTTTCGGGACGCTTCTTCGGGCCTTTTCGTTTAGCCGAGCAGCAGCAATGCCTAGTTAGGGGCGGAAGACGATCTTCCGCGTGTCGCTCGTATCTTTCCAGGCTTCGTCAACATCGGCAAAAGACACACTTTGGGTGGGCAGAGAAAGTCCTGCTCGACTGATTGCGTTCAGAAGTTCACCAGCACAACGCGTTGCTGTATCGATTGAGAAAGCTCCCAATCCAGAGCCGACGATCTCTAGGCCGGTGCTCCTCATTGCATGAGTGTCGACAAGGATGGATTTTCCAGCGGAGCCGCCTACCTGCACAAAACGGATACGCGGCTCTCCCACTGCAGATCCTCGTCCCCTTGCGAGAGCACGGATCATTCTCTCGGCTGGTATGCCTCCGAGGTAATCGAGAACGACATCGACACCCTCGTCGAAAGTTTGCCGGTAGGCTTCCACGAGTTGGTCCTCAGGCTGCTCTAAAGGAATAATCACGTTGGCTCCAGCACTCTTCAGAGCTTCCAGTTTGGTAACATCCCGTCCCGTAGCGATGATCTTGGAGGCTCCCAAATGTTTTGCGACGCGAACAGCCAGGCTCCCAGCCGACCCGGTTGCACCGTTCACTACAACTACCTGGCTGGGCCGGAAGTCGCCACGGACCGTCAATGCAATCCATGACGAGATACCGGAGTTTGGCACTGCTGCCGCTGTGACATCATCGACGTCATCTGGCACCGGGACACACCATTTCAATTTAGGGACGGTATATTCGGCCATGCTGCCAAATGGAGCCCGTGGAAAAAGAAAGTAGACGCGATTGCCATTAGGAAGTCGTCCAACGCCATCGATTCCGGGAACGAAAGGAAGTTCCTTGCTTCCTGCGTAGTGCTTTCCCTGAGCGATGGAACGAACAATAGGAGCGAGCGTGGCGGCGGCCACAGTAATCTTCACTTCTCCTTCGCTCACAATCGGTTCGGGGAAATCGCCATAGGAAGGGGTACTTTCAAAATCCCGAACAATAATCGCTTTCATAGGAACCCCATGTCGCACCGAATATATATGCTATGCGAATAGATGTTATGGCATGTAATAATGATTCAGAAGATAGAACTTTGAAAAAGCGTCTAGATGAAATTGAGGAGATCGGCCTTTTGCTGAAGGCAGCGATGCGTGAATCTGAGCGTCGATTGAACGAACTCTTGCGCCCTCTTGGTATTACCGCAGGTCAAGCGGAGGTACTCCAGATTCTGGAGCGTTGCGGCCCGATGTCTTTGGGAGAGCTAGGCGAGTTGCTCGTCGCCGAAGGCGGACATCCGAGCCGACTCATCGACCGAATGGTGAATGCGGGGCTCCTTTTACGCGAGACAGCGGCGGATGATCGTCGGCGCATTAGCATAGGAATCACAGAACATGGCCAAGAACTGGCCCAGGCGTCGCGAGAGAGTAAAAAGGAATTCCGACGGTGGGTGAGGGCTCAACTTCAAGGGACAGACATGGAACATGCGCTTCGTTTTTTCCGAGCCTACCTGTCCGGAACAGAACTCGAGAAAACGGTCCTCGCACGCGAATCGAAAGGGCCGCTTGCTGGAAGCTGAGCCATCGTCAAAGACACATCTCTACCTGCTGGATTAGTACCGATAAACGCGTTTGTCGGAAATGGCATCGTCGAGGTGGTTTCGCTGGGTTCGTGAAAAAATGATTTGATGAAGCCGCGTTCCCCCATTTATGTCACCTCGCTGATTGCGGGTGCGTTCTTCATGGAGAACCTGGACGGCACCGTGATTGCCACGGCGCTGCCGCAGATGGCGAAGAGTTTCCATGCCACCGCCGTTAGCCTGAACATTGGTATGACGGCGTATATGCTCACGCTGGCCGTGCTGATTCCCATCAGCGGATGGGTGACGGATCGCTTTGGATCGCGCTCTGTGTTTGCTACGGCGGTGGGCATCTTCACCGTGGCATCGTTGCTGTGCGCGGTCTCGCAAAACCTTACGCAATTCACGCTGATGCGCATTCTGCAGGGTATGGGCGGCGCCATGATGGTGCCTGTGGGGCGCTTGATCGTGCTGCGCGAAACACCCAAAGACAAGCTGGCGCAGGCGATTGCGTATATCTCGTGGCCGGGACTGACGGCGTTGGTGCTGGGGCCGCCACTGGGTGGATTTATTACCACTTACGCAAGCTGGCACTGGATCTTTCTGATGAATGTGCCGTTGGGTATCGCGGCGCTCATCCTTGCCATGTTGTGGATTGAGAATGTTCGCACCGGCGAACGTCACCCGTTTGATTGGGGCACGTTTGCCTTGGGTGGCATTGCGTCCGCAGGCAGTGTCTATGCGATGGAGCTGCTCGGCGGAGGAGAGACGCGCTGGCCCGTTCCGGTGACCATGCTGGTTCTCAGTCTGCTGTGCGGTGTCCTGGCTATCGTGTATGCGCGGCGCAGGCAGGAGACTTCGCTGATTGATTTTGAGTCGATGCGGCGCAAGACATATTCGCTGTCGATTTACGGCGCCAGCGCGTTTCGTCTTGCGGTGTCTGTACTTCCGTTCCTTTTGCCACTTATGTTCCAGATTGCCTTTGGACTCAACGCATTTCGCAGTGGTCTGTATTTGCTGGCGCTCTTCGGCGGCGACCTCAGCATGAAGTCCATCGTGCTGCCGTTGTTGCGGCGATTTGGTTTTCGCCGCATCCTCATCGTGAAT is part of the Terriglobus sp. RCC_193 genome and encodes:
- the xseA gene encoding exodeoxyribonuclease VII large subunit; translation: MAAPEKPPASLAELIRRRSGAGRSKEPPSPSAAKPPVADRLGQFGLLFAEPEEADAQSSDPDILPEPDEEKASERRLWSVAELVSALRFRVEREYADVWVEGEISNCRPAPSGHLYFTLKDGDAQLPVVLFRREAALLKFRPTDGLSVLARGRVSVFESRGQLQLIANSLEPRGAGALQLAFEQLKAKLRAEGLFDEDRKRPLPPFPRTVGVITSTQGAVLRDIATVVRRRHARLNLLVFPATVQGPTCAEDVMRGLRYFNASPETHRVDVIVIARGGGSAEDLNGFNDEALARAIASSEVPVVSAIGHETDFTIADFVADLRAPTPSAAAEIVTGAQHRIEERVQSLEARLLRAVRFQQMHVRQRFLRVSAEGAFARLRDSINRRDQRVDTARFRLEALSQRLLQTRSVQLRQLSDRLHRQDVHRRVLLAVSQQQNLQQRLERTGAEFAQRSRQRLGRAEARLHALSPTAILERGYALVYREDGSLLRDASNAVEGEAITARVSHGTVRAIVSSNAHQT
- the glmM gene encoding phosphoglucosamine mutase — encoded protein: MRKLFGTDGIRAVAGQSPLDPRTIHAVGVALAHHIAAPETQPKVILGIDTRESSEWIAAAITEGLRDGGAVVESAGVITTPAVAFLTRSHGFAAGVVVSASHNPWQDNGIKVFGPDGYKLPDATELAIEEEIFRQLESNSNHSTIHTAAPAVEEADRAEYVRSLLAAVPGLSLDGKRIVVDCANGAASAVAPQLFDGLGGEVRIRNASPDGRNINVDCGATKPEVVAKYVLEDKADIGITFDGDADRAMFADENGRVINGDAVMLLAARDLQARGLLHDNTVVATTMSNMGLEAALKRSGIRMLRAPVGDKYVLEQMKKTGASLGGEQSGHILFTGKSTTGDGLLTALLLLDIVHRSGSSLAKLTEDLKTFPQVIVNVKVREKKPLEGISSIAEKIREAENALADTGRVVIRYSGTEALARVMIEAEDESSMKHHAEAIAQAIRSELGI
- a CDS encoding glycoside hydrolase family 2 protein; amino-acid sequence: MKTYRAGVLSYLGLMLCLATGSVAAQTATTLLVGIDRRQTMSLNGDWHYLVEQPPARELYDNSGKVKDSGYAQNTHPNISTGKHNSEYDFATAPTLKVPGDWNTQDPTLLRFEGVVWYQRDFDFQPTPGTRTFVHVGAANYRSYVWVNGKRICQHEGGFTPFDCDATEALHENKNFVVIAVDSTRHQDDIPSLMYDWFNYGGLTRDVSLATVPERFIDDYDVHLRKEPAFQASGQRTLQGYVHVMGAGAGTPVSLTIADAGVTVHATTDADGKASFAAVAKSLALWSPQTPRLYKVRIASGRDAIDEEIGFRDIRVDGTRILLNGKAIFLQGANMHAEAPVRGGRANSDDDVRNIFTMLHDLHANFVRLCHYPHDERMTRTADRAGVMVWSEIPLWQGISFDKPEVYDKAVAMLHEMVRRDRNKASIIFWSVSNETPRREDRTRFLTNLANEARAIDSTRLITSALIGPRVDRDLIVQDDPLTQALDVIGQNEYIGWYEGTPESADTKTWQFPQKPVIMSEFGAEAKFGNHGGPNDRWTEEQQVNVMMHQLAMLNRIPQVRGLTPWVLMDFRSSTRNIPRLQDGFNRKGLFSETMEKKKSFFLFEKTYAEHTAGRAE
- the alr gene encoding alanine racemase, which produces MRSVLPSHTRPIWAEISASRLVANYRALQAAAGPQVDVLAVIKANAYGHGATECAPILAAAGAKWLGVTSAEEGVAVRQSLGILPQGMPQPRLLVMCSLWFGEEASVLDYALTPVVWETYHLDLLEAEAKRRGFPAQSLAVHVEIDTGMSRQGVAPGALLQQLLSRFTAHSPLLLEGVMTHLASTEIADDPQDRRQMRDFTHALEQVAAAGLRPAYVHAGNTSSTDSGYMPQAIPALAESLGARAMTRAGLALYGYTLPLEMRRGIPNPHVASSLQPVMAWKTRVVSLRDIDTGTTIGYNSTFVSVTPMRLALLPVGYADGFRRGLSSSSEEEGGSVLLHGVRVPILGRVSMDLTVIDVTDIPQTKIGDEVILIGACGSEFVGADEQAHIAGTSVYEVLCGISDRVPRVVVE
- a CDS encoding TIGR03435 family protein produces the protein MEQLLSRTRRWTELVTLTLSLMLCVIAYGQSPSAQMPKAMPLNADPDWEVASVKATDPTETRGQHINMDGRRVLLLGSTVQQLLLIGYGVQKVQIANMPGWAETQRWDVTGVPDTEGAPSLKQVQTLMRKILAERFGLELHHEQREMPVFALTVAKGGSRMIENTSKPDGPMDQRNSHSSVRHVENLTNTSISELVLILQFSVNRPIVDQTGLKRRYDLKLEWAPDDASPSDAADAPPGLFTALQSQAGLKLQPVKAPADTLVIDTIAKPKPD
- a CDS encoding flavin reductase family protein, with translation MLDSRSFDLTTLPLSDTYKLLASTITPRPIAWITTLDDQGRANAAPFSFFNVVSSDPPLFCVGFSPAPDREGKDTLANIRASGELVINLVSEELAEAMNITATDAPRGLDELVMAGLEIAPSETVSPPRIAASPVSIECRTFQWIETGGSSTVLIARGERLHIRRDVFVNEERLYIDNAKLNLIGRMGGLGDYTRSRDIFTIPRIAWKDFPQK
- the frr gene encoding ribosome recycling factor — its product is MASQMANIPALKDLHGQLSTRMTKAVEDFRTNLLAVRTGRASVHMLDNVRVDYYGSEMPINQLAQLSAPEAQQIVVQPFDIGTVGLIEKAIRTSGQGFNPMHDGKIIRVPVPPMTEERRRDSVKQLSGILEDHKTAIRNIRRDGNDSVKKSAKDKLISADDEKRATEEIQQMTDAQIKQLDDMFKVKEKELMTV